Proteins encoded in a region of the Mucilaginibacter sabulilitoris genome:
- a CDS encoding NIPSNAP family protein: protein MKRRSFVKASLLTGAAASILPNSSMATSVKAKPGTEFYELRVYNLKNETQQKLVEDYFQNAAIPALNKLGSKNVGVFTELKPEGQTKIYVLIPYNSIADFLNVQEKLDQDAVYKEKGASYLTAPASEPAYERIESSLLKAFVHMPKMEVSKQGQRIFELRRYEHATESAGKKKLEMFNDAGEIDIFKKLGFSPVFFGETLIGDHRPNLIYMITFDDLDAKAAHWKAFGSDPEWKKVSAIPDYSDSKLVSHITSTLLQPAACSQI from the coding sequence ATGAAAAGACGTTCATTTGTTAAAGCCTCCCTTTTAACAGGCGCGGCGGCAAGTATATTACCCAACAGCAGTATGGCAACATCAGTAAAAGCAAAACCCGGCACCGAGTTTTATGAACTGCGTGTTTACAACCTTAAAAACGAAACCCAGCAAAAGCTGGTAGAAGATTATTTTCAAAACGCCGCTATCCCTGCACTTAACAAACTGGGCAGTAAAAACGTTGGCGTGTTCACCGAGCTTAAACCAGAAGGGCAAACAAAAATTTATGTACTGATACCATATAACAGTATTGCTGATTTTTTAAACGTGCAGGAAAAACTGGACCAGGATGCCGTTTACAAAGAAAAAGGAGCGTCCTATTTAACAGCACCTGCATCCGAGCCCGCCTATGAGCGTATTGAAAGTTCCTTGTTAAAGGCATTTGTACACATGCCCAAAATGGAGGTATCAAAACAAGGTCAGCGTATTTTCGAGCTTCGCCGCTATGAGCATGCTACCGAAAGCGCGGGCAAAAAGAAACTAGAAATGTTTAATGACGCAGGCGAAATAGACATTTTTAAAAAGCTGGGCTTTAGCCCCGTATTTTTTGGCGAAACCCTGATTGGAGATCACCGGCCAAACCTCATTTATATGATCACCTTTGATGACCTTGATGCCAAGGCAGCCCACTGGAAAGCTTTTGGCAGCGACCCTGAATGGAAAAAAGTAAGTGCTATACCCGACTATTCTGATTCTAAACTGGTATCGCATATTACATCAACACTACTACAACCGGCTGCATGTTCGCAGATTTAA
- a CDS encoding sugar phosphate isomerase/epimerase family protein, whose protein sequence is MTTRRSFLKTSALLSAGLLAAPNLFAYDKKYIGLQLYTIRDAMAKDPAASLAKVAQVGYNSVEGATYTGNELFYGMDAKAFKALLKQSGLIMPSAHYRLGEELVNGASQKGTILNDWEKAVADAAEVGIKYMVCAYLSQPERGSLDHYKKVADDFNKAGETCKKAGIQLCYHNHDFEFIQEDGKFPYETILKNTDKNLVKFEMDLYWITKANQDPIALFNENPGRFPLWHVKDLDKTPERNFTEVGNGIIDFKKIFAQSKKAGLQYFFVEQDKCPGDPFDSITQSITYIKKNLV, encoded by the coding sequence ATGACTACCAGACGTTCATTTCTCAAAACTTCGGCGTTGCTTTCGGCCGGACTTTTAGCGGCACCTAATTTATTTGCCTACGACAAAAAATACATCGGTCTGCAATTATACACCATTCGCGATGCCATGGCTAAAGACCCGGCAGCTTCACTGGCTAAAGTGGCGCAAGTGGGCTATAACTCTGTAGAAGGTGCTACCTACACCGGTAATGAGCTATTTTACGGAATGGATGCCAAGGCATTCAAGGCCCTGTTAAAACAAAGCGGACTGATTATGCCAAGTGCGCATTACAGATTGGGCGAGGAACTGGTTAACGGCGCTTCGCAAAAAGGAACAATTTTGAACGACTGGGAAAAGGCGGTGGCAGATGCGGCCGAAGTTGGTATAAAATATATGGTGTGCGCTTATTTGTCGCAACCAGAACGCGGTTCGCTTGACCATTATAAAAAAGTAGCCGACGATTTTAATAAAGCAGGCGAAACCTGTAAAAAAGCGGGCATCCAGCTTTGTTACCATAATCACGACTTTGAATTTATACAGGAAGACGGCAAATTCCCTTATGAAACCATTTTAAAGAATACCGATAAAAACCTGGTAAAATTTGAAATGGACCTGTACTGGATAACCAAAGCCAACCAGGACCCAATTGCGCTGTTTAATGAAAACCCAGGCCGTTTCCCGTTATGGCATGTTAAGGATCTGGACAAAACTCCGGAAAGAAACTTCACGGAAGTGGGCAATGGCATTATCGACTTTAAAAAGATCTTCGCTCAATCAAAAAAAGCCGGGTTACAGTATTTCTTTGTAGAGCAGGATAAATGCCCGGGTGACCCGTTTGACAGCATTACCCAAAGCATTACTTATATCAAAAAGAACCTGGTATAA